Part of the Bos taurus isolate L1 Dominette 01449 registration number 42190680 breed Hereford chromosome 1, ARS-UCD2.0, whole genome shotgun sequence genome is shown below.
tattttgagtTTTACGCATTTTTAAACTTAGGTGTAAAGTCACATGTGCACGTCTGTAAAATGCAAGTGGTCCAGGAGATGTGACCATGCAACCAGGTGAGAGTCGTGTTCAGCAGGGGCTGGGAGATCCTGGCACTCCCCCTCAGCAGCTGCTCTGCCGGCAGGAAGCATGGTGACAGGGACATCCAGTCCCCTGCAGCCCCGCCAGTGTGCCTGAGACGAGCGTTAACGGAGCGTGGTCATACGTGGAGTCTGTTAGGAGATTTCGGGGAGCAGCGCTCACAGGTGTCTGAGTCAGGGGCCGCGTTCATCAACATTTCACCCAGACCCAACTGCTCACAGCACACCCTGTGCACCACACACTTCTCAGCTGAGCAATCTGCCCCCCTGGCCTGCCTTCCTCAAGGGGAATGTCCTGAAAGACCCAGAGAGAGGGAGGGCCTCCTCCTGGAGAACCGCGTGTGAGCAGCGGAGACTCGAGGACCCGAGGCAACACCCAGAAGTAAAGCTCAGGCAAGAGTTGGTTTTCCTTGTGGATACAAGAAGATGTGGTCCCAGGGAGCCTGGAACAGCAAGTCAGCAAGGGCTGACTCTGGGGAAGACAGTGACATCTAGGCAGTGGTCATCACAGTGGCCCTGACCATGGCTGTGGGGTCAGATGACACTGTCTGAGCACCTGTTCTAGGCCAGGTGGTGAGCTGAATGCTCTACACCTGCCAAGTCACTTGATTTCACATCCACTCAGCAAGGAAGTTTCTGTAAGTAGGTGAGGAAGcccaggcacagagaagttaagcaaccATGTCCAGGTCACACAGCCCAAAGTCTCAGGACTGGGACTGGAAGCCAGCCGTCTGTGTATAGGATCGAGGCTCTTAGCCAGGCCTCCCCCAGGCCAACTTCAGTGCTACTCGCAGAAGGAAGCACGTGTCCAGGGAAGCTTAGCACCAGGCAGCTGAGCTGAAAATTTACAACAGAGGCGGGAAGCAGCAAAATTAACACCACAGAAAATCAACTCTGTGGTTTTCAGGACAAACACTGCTAGTTCCTCCACTCCACAGAGGTAAAGTATGCATGCTTGCTCgggggctcagtcgtgtctgactctttgtgaccccatgtcctGAGACTTACGAATATTTCCAACAGGCTGGTGGGGGCAGGTCCATTTAAGGCTGTCTCTCATCTCTGCCAATCAGTCCAGCTAACTTTATGGGTTTTCTCAGGCTCAGCCTCACACCTGTTTGCTTATCATTTCTCAGGGGACACTTAAGGGAGGCCCTCCGTGGACAGGGGAGTTCCTCAGAACAGCtctcttctctctggcatccTGACCCCGGACACTAGCTGCCCCACAACGCCCCAAATTCGCAGACCAGCTCTAAAACTGAGGGATCCATGTCACTCCACCTGGGTTTCTGGCCTGGGTCCTGGAAACATTCTCGAGGGGGTGAGCTGGGCAGCTGTGAGACCCACTCAGTTTCTTTCCCCTCCCAGGTGGGCCTGTGCTGTCCTCCTCAAGTCCAGCATCTCAACCTCCTTGTGTCTGGACCTTGTTAGTTCTCTGGATCAGTCGGGGGGGAAGGTCATCCAGGCCCTCTCACCCCACACGGTTGGAGCAGCCCTCCCCCCGCCCACCACATTTCTGCTAAAAGTGCAGACCCCCTGGCTGACCAAAAAGGTGACCCCAGCCACCTACAGGTTGTGTCACACGGGGTCCTTAGGTCACCCGCATGGAGCGGACTCAAGGGGCCAGTTCCATATGTTTCAAGTGGGCAGGAACAGTCCAGGGAGCCTGAGAAACCCCCAGACCATGACAGGTCTGCAGGGGAGCAGCTGCGGGACAGGGCCTGAGCAGGCACTGACTTCCTGGAGAAGCAGGAGCCCCACCTGGCGACCCTGTCCAGAGGGGTCAGGCCAATGCCCTTTGGGGTCTCAGTCACTTACTGccggggcttccccggtgactcagacggtgaagaacctgcctgcaatgtaggagatccaggttcgacccctgagtcaggaagatcccctggagaagggaatagcaacccactccagtattcttgcctggagaattccatggacagaggaacctggtgggctacagtctatggggtctcagagagtcagacatgactgcgtgactaacaTGCTCGCTTACCAACAGAAATGCTCTTGGCTGGAGGAGACTAGTGTCAGGTCACAATCGTGTGCTTCCTTCCACCCCTGCATCCACCCACCAGACATCACATGAAGGGAGCAATCAGATGATGACGTGAGTTTATTTATCCAGGTGCCTGATGGGGCACTGACTGGTTGGAAGTCGAGGCCAAGTGACCCAGCTAGAGGATGTGGAGTGGTAGGGGGGCAGGTGACCCAGAGACAGCTAGAGGCGACTCCTGGGAGGCAGAAGCCCCAGGGAGCCGTGAAGTCGGGGTTCCTGGGGCAGGAGTGAGAGGTCAGTCAGTCAGGACAGTGGACACATCGGGGACCCTGTCCTGAGTGAGGGAAACCACCCAGCCCAGGTCAGGACAGAGGACCAAGTCACAGGTGAAGCCTGAGCTCGGCTGGCTCTGTGGTGACATGCCAGCTCAGCAGCAGGGCTCCAGGGCCAAGGTTGGGATGCAGCAGGCCGGGCGGGAGCACGCAGGCCTGCAGAGGAGGGACACGGAGGAGGCCGGGCGGCAGCAGCTGGGCTGGCAGGAGGACTTGGGCACACAGCAGGCGGGGCGGCACATGGGGCGGCAGAGGAGGGACACAGAGGTGGAGGGTTTGCAGCAGGACGAGGGGGCTGAGCAGGGGGAGGCCTCACAGCACACGGGCCTGCAGCAGACAGGCACGCAGCAGGCCTGCTGGCAGGGGGAGGAGGTGCAGCAGGAGGGCTGGAAGCTAGACTGCTGGCAACATGAGGAGGTAGAACAGGGGGAGGCCTCACAGCAGACAGGTGTGCAGCAGACAGGTGTGCAGCAGACGGGTCTGCAGCAGACAGGTGTACAGCAGACGGGTTTGCAGCAGACAGGCCTGCAGCAGACGGGCTCACAGCAGGCCTGCTGGCAGGGGGAGGTGGTGCAGCAGGAGGGCTGGCAGCTAGATTGCTGGCAGCAGGAGGCTGGGCAGGAGCTGCTGCAGGCTGGCTGGCAGCAAGGGCTGGGCTCGCAGCTCACTGGGGCACAGAGGAGGGTCAGGCGGGGGGCCGGGGCACAGCAGCTGGGGGCACAGCAGAGGGGCTCGCAGCAGCTCTCTGGACAGTCATAGCTCAGGTCGCTGGAGCAGACAGACATGGTGGAGGCTGCcatggtggaggtggtggggctggaggagggtttgtgtgtgtgtgagtgtatgagcTGTGTGTATAAGGTGCTTGGGGATGCAGGGCTTTTATACCTGGCCGTTGGCTTGTGTTGTCCCCACAGGAGACTCCCAGGCCCTCCCTTCCTTGTTGAGGTTGACAGCTGGCTGAAGGAGGCCCTCATTAGTGCTGGCATAGTTTCCACAATAGTTTTCACTCATTAAACCTGTGAGCGTAAATATCCCATGTTGCAGGAtgtttttccatttctcctttggctCCAGAAAAGATATAGAAAATATCTAGGTAAGATCCTACatgaaatgaaccctgaatattcattggaaggactgatgatgaaactgaagctccaatcctttggccactgtttcaaagagctgactcattagaaaagaccctgatgctgggcaagattaaagcaggaagagaaggggacaacagaggacgagctGGTTACATAGTATcgttgacttaatggacatgagtttgtgcaagctctgggagatggtgaatgacagggaagcctgctctgctgtagtccatggggccacgaagattgggacatgactgagcgactgaacaacaggaacAATGCTGAGTGAGGTTTAGAGGTGATCATATCTCTAAATTGGTGAATTTAGATGTCGCAGCTCTCCTCTGTTTGAGGTGCAGTACTTCTAATAATATTTTGagttttatgcatttttaaactTAGGTGTAAAGTGACATGTGCACGTCTGTAAAATGCAAGTGGTCCAGGGGATGTGACCGTGCAACCAGGTGAGAGTCGTGTTCAGCAGGGGCTGCGAGATCCTGGCACTAACCCCCAGCAGCTGCTCTGCCAGCAGGAAGCATGGTGACAGGGACATCCAGTCCCCTGCAGCCCAGCCAGTGTGCCTGAGAGGAGTGTTAACGGAGCGTGGTCATACGTGGAGTCTGTTAGGAGATTTCAGGGAGCAGCGCTCACAGGTGTCTGAGTCAGGGGCCGCGTGCATCAACATTTCACCCAGACCCAACTGCTCACAGCACACCCTGTGCACCACACACTTCTCATCTGAGCAAGCTTCCCCCCTGGCCTGCCTTCCTCAAGGGGAATGTCCTGAAAGACCCAGAGAGAGGGAGGGTCTCCTCCTGGAGAACCGCATGTGAGCAGCGGAGACTCGAGGACCCGAGGCAACACCCAGAAGTAAAGCTCAGGCAAGAGTTGGTTTTCCTTGTGGATACAAGGAGATGTGGTCCCAGGGAGCCTGGAACAGCAAGTCAGCAAGGGCTGACTCTGGGGAAGACAGTGACATCTAGGCAGTGGTCATCACGGTGGCCCTGACCATGGCTGTGGGGTCAGATGACACTGTCTGAGCACCAGTTCTAGGCCAGGTGGTGAGCTGAATGCTCTACACCTGCCAAGTCACTTGATTTCACATCCACTGAGCAAGGAAGTTTCTGTAAGTAGGTGAGGAAGcccaggcacagagaagttaagcaaccATGTCCAGGTCACACAGCCCAAAGTCTCAGGACTGGGACTGGAAGCCAGCTGTCTGTGTATAGGATCGAGGCTCTTAGCCAGGCCTCCCCCAGGCCAACTTCAGTGCTACTCGCAGAAGGAAGTACGTGTCCAGGGAAGCTTAGCACCAGGCAGCTGAGCTGAAAATTTACAACAGAGGCGGGAAGCAGCAAAATTAACACCACAGAAAATCAACTCTGTGGTTTCCAGCACAAACACTGCTACTTCCTCCAATCCACAGAGGTAAAGTATGCAGGCTTGCTCaggggctcagtcgtgtctgactctttgtgaccccatggactgtagcctgccaggttcctctgtccatgggattctccaggcaggaatactagagtaagGTGCTACTTATTCCAACAGAGTgtagtgaaatttgctcagtcatgtctgactttttgtgaccccatagattatacagtccaaggaattctccaggccagaatactggagtaggtagcctttcccttctccaggggatcttcccaacccagggatcaaacccaggtctcccacattgcaggcagattctttaccagccagccacaagggaagcccaaaagatgtAAAGCATAAATCCCCAAATATGATGAGAGAAAATGTAATAAACAGACCATGTGTTTCGCTGACACCAAACGTGACCGCTCAGTTGCTaacaaggaagaaggaagagctaGGACAGAACAGTAGACAGGACTGAACACGAACCACTCTGAGCTGAGCCCACCAAGCTGTATGTGTTTGGACTGGAAGAGCCTCATGAATTCAAGAGCACTGGATTTTTAGAGCCCACCGTAAACatacattcagtcagttcagttcagtcactcagtcatgtctgactgtgacccatggactgcagcacgtcaggcctccctgtccatcaccaactcctggagttgactcaaactcacgtccattgagtcagtgataccatcaaaccacctcatcctctgtcatccccttctcctccttccttcaatctttcccccatcagggtcttttcaaatgagtcagctctttgcatcaggtggccaaaggattggagtttcagcttcagcatcagtccttccaatgaacattcaggacttatttcctttaagatggactggttagatctcttgcagtccaagggactctcaagaatcttctccaacaccacagttcaaaaacatcaattcttcagcgctcagctttctttatggtccaactctcacaaccacacacaactactggaaaaaccatagaccagacagacctgtgttggcaaagtaacgtctctgcttttcaatatgctttctaggttggtcataacttttcttgtaagaaataagcgtctttttatttaatggctgcagtcaccatctgcagtgattttggagctccctaaaaaatcaagtctgccactgtttccactgtttctccatctatttgccatgaagtgatgggaccagatgccatgatctttgttttctgaatgttgagcttaagccaaccttttcactctcctctttatctttcatcaagaggctccttagttcttcttcactttctgccatacgggtgatgtcatctgcatatctgaggttattgatatttctcccagcaatcttgattccagcttgtgcttagccagcccagtatttctcatgatgtactctgcatgtaagttaaataagcatggtaacaatatagagccttgatgcatttttttccctatttggaaccagtctgttgttccatgtctagtcctaactgttgcttcctgacctgcatacagatttctcaagagacaggtcaggtggtgtggtattcccatctctttcagaattttccacagtttattgtgatccacacagtcaaaggctttggcatagtcagtaaagaagaaatagatgcttctctggaactctcttgcttttttgatgatccatcagatgttggtaatttgatctctggttcctttgccatttctaaaaccagcttgaactctggtagttcacagttcatgtactgttgaagcctggcttggagaattttgagcattattttgctagcgtgtgagatgagtgcagttgtgtggtagtttgagtattctttggcattgcctttcttagggattggaatgaaaactaacattttccagtcctgtggccactgctgagttttccaaattggcagTTTTTAAATGAACTGAATGAAGGGCAGCTCCATCTCCAGGTAGGAAGAAACGGCCGACAGTCTGGTCTGGAAATGAACTATTACCAGGCAGACCCCGGACCTCTCCCACCAAACAGTGAAAGACACAGAGCTTCTGGGGGAACACTGGGGACTAAagctcatttttccttttttcaaattattacatctttctcctacattggcaggccaAGTCTTTACTagtagtgccacttgggaagccccttatatcTTTCTCAAGTAAAGAGAACAGCAGTGTATTTTCACATAAGCAAGAGCTTGGAAAACACTCTATTCATGATTCCCTCTTGGAGAAACACTTAAAGAAACAAGACAAATGATGGGActcccctggaggtccagtggtttaggatccgccttccactgcatggggtgtgagttcagtccctggtcaggaggCCAAGATCCCACACGCCCCTCAGCCAGAAAAACCGAAACACAGAAAAGAAGCAATGtggcaacaaattcaataaggactttaaaaatggtccagatgaaaaaaatcttaagaccataaaccaggaagaaagaagacAAATGGCCAAGGATGAAACATACAGGAGAACATGGGGAATTGGGCAGGTGTAGGTGagaataaaagacgcttactccttggaaggaaagttatgaccaacctagatagtatattgaaaagcagagatattactttgccaacaaaggtccgtctagtcaaggctatggtttttccagtggtcatctatggatgtgacagttggactgtgaagaaaagtaaagtaaagtaaaaagtcactcagttgtgtccgactctttgcaaccccatggactatagcctatcaggctcctctgtccatgggattctccaggtaaggatactggagtgggttgccatttccttccaggggagaagttactgctgctgctaagtcacttcagtcgtgtccgactctgtgcgaccccatagacggcagcccaccaggctcccccgtccctgggattctccaggcaagaacactggagtgggttgccatttccttctccaacgaatgaaagtgaaaagtgaacatgaagtcgctcagtcatgtctgactcttagcgaccccatggactgcagcctactaggctcctccatccatgggattttccaggcaagagtactggagtgggatgccattgctgtgaagaaagctgagcgccaaagaattgatgcttttgatctgtggtgttggagaagacccttgagagtcccttggactgcaaggagatccaactagtccatcctaaaggagatcagtcctgggtgtccattggcaggactgatgctgaagctgaaactccaatactttggccacctcatgtgaggagttgactcattggaaaagaccctgatgcctggagggattgggggcaggaggagaaggggacaacagagaatgagagggctggatggcatcaccgactcaacggacatgagtttgagtgaactccaagagttggtgatggacagggaggcctggcgtgctgtgattcatggggcagcaaaaagttggatacgactgagtgactgaactgaactgaggtgagaagaaaaggaagaaaattctaaaTGGCCAGAGAGATGGGTTCTGTTGGTACACACAGTCTGATCCTTCCCAGGCAGTGACCCTGGTGAGGTTCTGATACTTCATTAATATCAGATGTATTGAAATGCTAAGCTTTTGGATTGTTGTTGCTGATCAGTCACTAAGTgaagtccaattctttgtgaccctatggactgcagcatgccaggttcctctgtcctccactatctcccagagtttgttcaaattcataccCACTGAGTCtatgatgctatctaagcatctcaccctctgccacccgcttctctttttgccatcagtctttcccaacattagagtCTTGtctaatgagccagctcttcgcatcaggtggccacagtattggagcttcagctttagcatcagtccttccaatgaatgttcaggcttgatgtccttgctgtccaagggactctcaagagtcttctccaacaccatagatcaaaagcaccaattctttggtgctcagccttctttatagtccaactctcacatacgtacatgactactggaaaaacgacagctttgactagacaaacctctgttggcaaagtaatgtctctgcttcttaatatgctgtctaggttggtcatagcctttcttctaaggagcaagcatcttttaatttcatggcggcagtcatgAAATCACAGCCATCTGTAGTTTttttggaggcccaaaaaataaagtctgacactgttcccattgtttccccatctatttcccatgaaatgatgggaccagatgccatgatcttagttttttgaatgctgagtttcatgtcagatttttcactctcctctttccttcatcaagaggctctttagtttctcttcactttctgccataagggtggtatcatctgcatagctgagtttgttgatatttctcctagccatcttgattccagcttgtacttcatcccacctggcattttgcatgatgtactctgcatataagctaaataagcagggtgacaatatacagccttgatactcctttccaatttggaaccagtccactgttacATATCTAGTTCTAATCggtgcttcttgacccacattcaggtttctcaggagacaggtagtgtggtctgctattcccatgtctttaaacATTTTGCATGTATTGGgtttaataaaatgtaattaaatacaCTCTACCTGTCTTTTTTCACTTTGAATGTGGCTATTATAACAGCTGGGCTTCCCCTGCGGCTCAGCAGTGAAGGAATTACCTGCCAGCAAGAACTGCAGCAGgcacagatttgacccctgggtcaggagaagccctggaggagggcacagaggCCCACTCctgactcttgcctggagaagctcatggacagaagagtcggGCAGCTTACAGCCAATTAGGTCACAGAACTCAGACACACTTGAggcaactcagcacacatgcatgcatattatAATAGGCACAATTTCATTTTAGGCCCCCAGCCAAGGCCCTTCACACTTCCCTACAGATgtctgcctactcagctctgtccCAAAGGGCCAGGTATGTCCGTCCTCCCCATATTTCCCAAAAGGGATAGCTGCCTTAATACTTGAATTCCTGAGGGCATCACCCAGTGAGCACCTGCCATTTCCAAATAGCCCATCGCCTTTGGCTGTCGGTCCCTGTGATGGATAGTTTCAAGTGTCAACTGACCAGGCCACGTTGCCCAGTTATTTGGGTAAACATGTCTGGATGTCATGACACAGTTGCTTCTTATATgagatcaatactgaaatcagtgGACTCGGAGTAAAACAGATTGCCTTACAAAATGTTGTGGGCTACACCCAAGAGTTGAAGACCTTGAGAACAGACTGAGGCCCCCCCAAGGAGAAGAGATTCTACCAGCTGGTCATCTGTAGCTGCAACACCAATTCTTCCCT
Proteins encoded:
- the LOC783535 gene encoding keratin-associated protein 10-11, encoding MAASTMSVCSSDLSYDCPESCCEPLCCAPSCCAPAPRLTLLCAPVSCEPSPCCQPACSSSCPASCCQQSSCQPSCCTTSPCQQACCEPVCCRPVCCKPVCCTPVCCRPVCCTPVCCTPVCCEASPCSTSSCCQQSSFQPSCCTSSPCQQACCVPVCCRPVCCEASPCSAPSSCCKPSTSVSLLCRPMCRPACCVPKSSCQPSCCRPASSVSLLCRPACSRPACCIPTLALEPCC